Proteins encoded in a region of the Phaenicophaeus curvirostris isolate KB17595 chromosome 1, BPBGC_Pcur_1.0, whole genome shotgun sequence genome:
- the HDAC10 gene encoding polyamine deacetylase HDAC10 isoform X2, which produces MASGTALVYDEEMTTHKLLWNDPVCDIEVPERLSSSYEQLKHYHLVERCVHVPVREGSEEEILLVHSLEHLEVAKSTQTMNEEELKRVSGNYDAFFFHPNTYRCARLAVGATLQLVDAVMSGKVCNGMALVRPPGHHSQRNAANGFCLFNNVAIAAEYAKLKYGLQRILIVDWDVHHGQGTQYIFEEDPSVLYFSWHRYEHQEFWPSLKESDYDAVGLGKAKGFNINLPWNKVGMGNSDYLAAFFHVLLPMAFEFDPELVLVSSGYDSGIGDPEGQMNATPEVFAHLTHFLMQLANGKLCVILEGGYHLKSLSESVCMTVKTLLRDPVPQITGEMAPCLSAIESIQNVRAAHKPYWKCLMYEDTSFLQNLSTKSHLMKKDNPNPSSEHESKITNSDETVKVERFLELHMKNILFPVPPIRTAMSTDSKGSAHLLPVPVHLVKEMDKTEIKTLISGFYADLVKEDKTLLSLGSTLAILDKILKKEVCNGIAASPTSSVAVALRHSVHFGFQRVLCVFVGDMQVIPNTEDGKILIIQICEKEQSGKSSSKHCISLNWKEDTEGNDFFSAVLGFILPVAYSYQPNLTVVAVGPNRSLGISGISLLFTLLQGLAESRIFAVIEDTDENLMQSVAKALVGASTPQFGVYVPPTQEKVHKIKILREQFQQEWKMLQCSVKDGIPRN; this is translated from the exons ATGGCTTCGGGAACAGCGTTGGTTTACGATGAGGAGATGACCACTCATAAACTGCTTTGGAACGA TCCTGTTTGTGATATTGAAGTTCCAGAAAGACTGTCATCTTCCTATGAGCAGCTTAAGCATTACCATCTTGTGGAAAGATGTGTCCATGTGCCCGTCAGAGAAGGAAGCGAGGAGGAAATACTATTGGTTCACAG TCTGGAACACTTGGAAGTGGCAAAAAGCACCCAGACAATGAATGAAGAGGAACTGAAAAGAGTCTCTGGAAATTatgatgcttttttctttcatccg AACACTTATCGCTGCGCCAGACTAGCAGTAGGAGCAACTTTGCAGCTGGTGGATGCTGTGATGTCAGGAAAAGTGTGCAATGGAATGGCATTAGTGAG ACCTCCAGGTCACCACAGCCAGAGAAATGCAGCTAATGGGTTCTGCTTGTTCAACAATGTTGCTATTGCAGCAGAATATGCAAAACTGAAGTATGGTCTGCAGAG AATCCTAATTGTTGATTGGGATGTGCACCACGGGCAAGGAACTCAGTATATATTTGAAGAGGATCCAAG tgttttgtatttttcctggCATCGCTATGAACATCAGGAATTCTGGCCATCACTCAAAGAGTCTGATTATGATGCTGTGGGTCTGGGAAAAGCAAAAGGGTTTAACATAAACTTGCCTTGGAATAAG GTTGGGATGGGAAATTCAGATTATCTCGCTGCATTTTTCCATGTGTTGCTTCCAATGGCTTTTGAG TTTGATCCCGAACTGGTTCTTGTCTCCTCTGGATATGATTCTGGAATTGGGGACCCTGAA ggtCAGATGAATGCCACTCCTGAGGTTTTTGCCCACCTTACCCATTTTCTGATGCAGCTGGCTAATGGGAAGCTGTGTGTCATCCTAGAG GGTGGATACCACTTAAAGTCATTGTCTGAGTCAGTCTGCATGACTGTAAAAACTTTGCTTAGAGATCCTGTACCTCAGATAACTGGAGAAATGGCACCTTGCCTAAG TGCTATTGAATCTATTCAAAACGTGAGAGCAGCACATAAACCCTACTGGAAATGTTTGATGTATGAAG acaCATCATTTTTACAAAATCTGAGCACCAAATCGCACTTAATGAAGAAGGATAATCCAAATCCCTCCTCTGAACATGAATCTAAGATAACTAACAGTGATGAAACTGTCAAAGTAGAAAGGTTTCTGGAACTgcacatgaaaaatattctgtttccaGTGCCTCCCATCAGAACAGCAATGTCTACTGACTCTAAAGGTTCAGCACATTTGCTCCCTGTACCTGTTCATTTAGTGAAGGAAATggacaaaactgaaataaaaactctTATCAG tggCTTTTATGCAGACCTTGTGAAAGAAGACAAAACTTTACTCTCTCTTGGCAGTACATTGGCCATCCTAGATAAAATACTTAAGAAGGAG gtATGCAATGGAATTGCAGCATCGCCCACATCTTCTGTTGCTGTCGCACTAAGACATTCTGTTCATTTTGGATTTCAAAG agtgCTTTGTGTATTTGTGGGAGACATGCAAGTCATACCGAACACAGAAGATGG aaaaatactcATAATACAAATTTGTGAGAAAGAACAGTCTGGAAAGAGCAGCTCCAAACACTGTATTTCTTTAAACTGGAAAGAG GACACTGAAGGAAATGACTTCTTTTCTGCTGTACTTGGATTCATTCTTCCTGTAGCATACAGTTATCAACCTAACTTGACGGTAGTAGCTGTCGGACCAAACAGGAGCCTTGGAATAAGTgggatttctctgctttttactTTATTACAAGGATTAGCTGAATCTCGAATTTTTGCAGTGATTGAG gACACAGATGAGAATTTAATGCAAAGTGTAGCCAAAGCATTAGTGGGTGCCTCTACACCTCAGTTTGGAGTTTATGTACCTCCTACCCAGGAGaaagtacataaaataaaaatattaagagaaCAGTTTCAGCAGGAATGGAAAATGCTTCAGTGTTCAG TGAAAGACGGGATTCCAAGAAACTGA
- the HDAC10 gene encoding polyamine deacetylase HDAC10 isoform X1 gives MASGTALVYDEEMTTHKLLWNDPVCDIEVPERLSSSYEQLKHYHLVERCVHVPVREGSEEEILLVHSLEHLEVAKSTQTMNEEELKRVSGNYDAFFFHPNTYRCARLAVGATLQLVDAVMSGKVCNGMALVRPPGHHSQRNAANGFCLFNNVAIAAEYAKLKYGLQRILIVDWDVHHGQGTQYIFEEDPSVLYFSWHRYEHQEFWPSLKESDYDAVGLGKAKGFNINLPWNKVGMGNSDYLAAFFHVLLPMAFEFDPELVLVSSGYDSGIGDPEGQMNATPEVFAHLTHFLMQLANGKLCVILEGGYHLKSLSESVCMTVKTLLRDPVPQITGEMAPCLSAIESIQNVRAAHKPYWKCLMYEDTSFLQNLSTKSHLMKKDNPNPSSEHESKITNSDETVKVERFLELHMKNILFPVPPIRTAMSTDSKGSAHLLPVPVHLVKEMDKTEIKTLISGFYADLVKEDKTLLSLGSTLAILDKILKKEVCNGIAASPTSSVAVALRHSVHFGFQRVLCVFVGDMQVIPNTEDGKILIIQICEKEQSGKSSSKHCISLNWKEDTEGNDFFSAVLGFILPVAYSYQPNLTVVAVGPNRSLGISGISLLFTLLQGLAESRIFAVIEDTDENLMQSVAKALVGASTPQFGVYVPPTQEKVHKIKILREQFQQEWKMLQCSGKLFVFIFSSY, from the exons ATGGCTTCGGGAACAGCGTTGGTTTACGATGAGGAGATGACCACTCATAAACTGCTTTGGAACGA TCCTGTTTGTGATATTGAAGTTCCAGAAAGACTGTCATCTTCCTATGAGCAGCTTAAGCATTACCATCTTGTGGAAAGATGTGTCCATGTGCCCGTCAGAGAAGGAAGCGAGGAGGAAATACTATTGGTTCACAG TCTGGAACACTTGGAAGTGGCAAAAAGCACCCAGACAATGAATGAAGAGGAACTGAAAAGAGTCTCTGGAAATTatgatgcttttttctttcatccg AACACTTATCGCTGCGCCAGACTAGCAGTAGGAGCAACTTTGCAGCTGGTGGATGCTGTGATGTCAGGAAAAGTGTGCAATGGAATGGCATTAGTGAG ACCTCCAGGTCACCACAGCCAGAGAAATGCAGCTAATGGGTTCTGCTTGTTCAACAATGTTGCTATTGCAGCAGAATATGCAAAACTGAAGTATGGTCTGCAGAG AATCCTAATTGTTGATTGGGATGTGCACCACGGGCAAGGAACTCAGTATATATTTGAAGAGGATCCAAG tgttttgtatttttcctggCATCGCTATGAACATCAGGAATTCTGGCCATCACTCAAAGAGTCTGATTATGATGCTGTGGGTCTGGGAAAAGCAAAAGGGTTTAACATAAACTTGCCTTGGAATAAG GTTGGGATGGGAAATTCAGATTATCTCGCTGCATTTTTCCATGTGTTGCTTCCAATGGCTTTTGAG TTTGATCCCGAACTGGTTCTTGTCTCCTCTGGATATGATTCTGGAATTGGGGACCCTGAA ggtCAGATGAATGCCACTCCTGAGGTTTTTGCCCACCTTACCCATTTTCTGATGCAGCTGGCTAATGGGAAGCTGTGTGTCATCCTAGAG GGTGGATACCACTTAAAGTCATTGTCTGAGTCAGTCTGCATGACTGTAAAAACTTTGCTTAGAGATCCTGTACCTCAGATAACTGGAGAAATGGCACCTTGCCTAAG TGCTATTGAATCTATTCAAAACGTGAGAGCAGCACATAAACCCTACTGGAAATGTTTGATGTATGAAG acaCATCATTTTTACAAAATCTGAGCACCAAATCGCACTTAATGAAGAAGGATAATCCAAATCCCTCCTCTGAACATGAATCTAAGATAACTAACAGTGATGAAACTGTCAAAGTAGAAAGGTTTCTGGAACTgcacatgaaaaatattctgtttccaGTGCCTCCCATCAGAACAGCAATGTCTACTGACTCTAAAGGTTCAGCACATTTGCTCCCTGTACCTGTTCATTTAGTGAAGGAAATggacaaaactgaaataaaaactctTATCAG tggCTTTTATGCAGACCTTGTGAAAGAAGACAAAACTTTACTCTCTCTTGGCAGTACATTGGCCATCCTAGATAAAATACTTAAGAAGGAG gtATGCAATGGAATTGCAGCATCGCCCACATCTTCTGTTGCTGTCGCACTAAGACATTCTGTTCATTTTGGATTTCAAAG agtgCTTTGTGTATTTGTGGGAGACATGCAAGTCATACCGAACACAGAAGATGG aaaaatactcATAATACAAATTTGTGAGAAAGAACAGTCTGGAAAGAGCAGCTCCAAACACTGTATTTCTTTAAACTGGAAAGAG GACACTGAAGGAAATGACTTCTTTTCTGCTGTACTTGGATTCATTCTTCCTGTAGCATACAGTTATCAACCTAACTTGACGGTAGTAGCTGTCGGACCAAACAGGAGCCTTGGAATAAGTgggatttctctgctttttactTTATTACAAGGATTAGCTGAATCTCGAATTTTTGCAGTGATTGAG gACACAGATGAGAATTTAATGCAAAGTGTAGCCAAAGCATTAGTGGGTGCCTCTACACCTCAGTTTGGAGTTTATGTACCTCCTACCCAGGAGaaagtacataaaataaaaatattaagagaaCAGTTTCAGCAGGAATGGAAAATGCTTCAGTGTTCAGgtaagttgtttgtttttatttttagttcttattaa
- the LOC138716585 gene encoding secreted frizzled-related protein 2-like codes for MVLAAEILVFALSGFLRVATGFDIGLSTKCVVIPKEMHMCHKIGYSEMRLPNLMGHTSMAEVILKSTTWQHLAHTDCHPHVRTFLCSLFAPICLDTFIHPCRSMCVAVRNSCAPVLACHGHAWPDSLDCDRFPGDEDMCLASLTKEYKYLQKVLPKPACQACPAVEEFFTYRRVLEVFCDNNFAAKVKLSKKRTGFGHQEYNTECQVEFIIQGSLLLYETQTMIQQWLLINENCTERLTPTHRPMMYLLVGNIEDGTILINQVYRWQRKDSQLALATQKWRYHKCL; via the exons ATGGTCTTGGCTGCAGAAATACTTGTTTTCGCTTTGAGTGGTTTCTTAAGAGTGGCAACAGGCTTTGACATTGGATTATCCACGAAATGTGTAGTGATACCCAAGGAGATGCATATGTGCCACAAGATTGGGTACTCCGAAATGAGGCTTCCCAACCTGATGGGACACACAAGCATGGCAGAGGTTATCCTAAAATCCACCACCTGGCAGCACCTTGCGCACACAGACTGCCACCCTCACGTGAGGACATTCCTGTGCTCCCTGTTTGCACCCATCTGTTTGGATAC GTTTATCCATCCTTGTAGGAGTATGTGTGTTGCCGTCCGCAACAGCTGTGCCCCGGTGCTTGCCTGCCATGGACATGCCTGGCCTGACAGTCTGGACTGCGATCGGTTCCCTGGGGACGAGGACATGTGCCTGGCATCGCTTACAAAGGAATATAAATACTTGCAAAAAG TCCTACCAAAGCCTGCCTGCCAGGCCTGCCCAGCAGTGGAGGAATTCTTTACATACAGAAGAGTTCTTGAAGTTTTCTGTGACAATAACTTTG cagCGAAAGTAAAGCTGTCCAAAAAGAGAACAGGATTTGGTCACCAAGAGTATAACACTGAATGCCAAGTGGAATTCATTATTCAGGGTTCACTCTTGCTTTATGAAACTCAGACTATGATACAGCAGTGGCTGCTTATCAATGAAAACTGTACAGAGAGGTTGACTCCAACTCATCGTCCCATGATGTATCTCCTTGTGGGGAATATCGAAGACGGAACCATTTTAATAAATCAGGTTTATCGTTGGCAGAGGAAGGACTCCCAGCTGGCTTTGGCCACTCAAAAGTGGAGATACCATAAATGTTTGTAA